TTTTCTGTGATTTAAAATAAGCCTCCTTTCCCATGGCAAGAAATTTAATTTCGTTTTTGGTTAGGGTTTTAGAAGAGGGAGGTTGTGAAGAACGGGCAGATTCTAAATTGTCTTCATAAGACTAAAAAATAACAGGGGTGGAAGAGGAACAGACAGGTGACTTACCAGTACAACGGCGTTTGTTGGTAGATTTTGCCAACATCTCTAGATGGGCTTGACTTGCTTGTCGAGTACGAGGAGTATGAATCGACTTTTGTTTGACAGCAATATGCTTGCGAGGATGCCGGGGAACTGGTGTAGATGAAGGGGTTGTATGTATTTGAGGAGATTTAGAAGAGGACATAGTTTCTGGGGGGTGGTGAAATAGGGTTTGAGGTTTGAAGGTTTTCTGGGAGAATGGAGGAAGGAGATGGTGGGGAAGAAAGTTGGGGGTGTTGGTCGGCTATAGGTGATGGTGTTGGACTGGGTTCCCCCTGAGTGGTTGCCGGAATTTCCGTTGTGAAGGTAGGTTCATCATCGGAGTAGTCGACGAGAAGGAGAGAGAAAGGGGCAgacattttttttgtgtgtgggGGGAGAGATGAAAGGTTTTATGGGGAATGGAAAGGTAATAATGACGAATCGGTACTTTGAACATACCTGAACAGAATTCGAAACGACGGCAGTCACATCGAAGAGACGCTGGAGTTTTAATGTGACTTTATGTATTTCCCGCCCAAACAAAAAGTTGAAATAGGAGAACCAGGTTGAAAATATAAGAACCTGAGTCGGTGGTGAGTAGAACCTGGTTCTTTTAGTTCTGAAACACAAGTCCCAAAGATAGACGATTTTTAAGGAATGGTTCTCGCCCAAGAGCCTTGGTAAAAATGTCAGCAATTTGATCATCAGTAGCACAGAATTTCATTATGATAAATCCTTTTTCAACATTGTGTCTCAAAAAGTGATGTCGAATGTCAATATGTTTAGTGCGTTTGTGTTGGACCGGGTTCTTTGCCATATTAATAGCACTAGTGTTATCACACATAATAGGAATGCAGCCTGTCTTGATCCCAAAGTCTTCTAACTGTtgttttattcataataattgTGCACAACAAGATGCAGCTGCTACATATTCTGTCTCTGCTGTAGAAAGGGCAACTGAATTTTGTTTTCTAGTGGCCCATGAGACAAGACATGGTCCTAGAAAGTTAGCCATTCCAGATGTACTTTTTCGGTCAACTAAGTATCCGGCATAGTCAGCATCAGAAAATCCTATTAAATCAAAAGAGTCTCCTGATGGGTACCATAGCACCAGGTTCAAAGAACCTTTGAGATACCTAAGTATTCTCTTTACTGCTTTTAGATGGGATTCTTTAGGACATGACTGAAATCGTGCACAAAGTCCAACACTAAACATAATGTCGGGTCTGCTTGTAGTTAGGTACAGGAGTGATCCAATCATACCTCTGTATTTTGTATCATTGACTGGAGAATCTTTGTCTAACTTTGTTGTAGTGCCAATGTGAGTGTCAATTATCTTTGCTTCATTCATGTCAAATTTTTTCAGTAGTTCATGAATATACTTCTGTTGATGAATGGATGTTCCTGTAGGAGATTGATCAATTTGAAGACCTAGGAAGAAAGTTAGTTCTCCCATCatactcatctcaaattcactACTCATTAGTTTTGCGAACTCAATCCCAAGTGAGGGATCAGTTCCACCAAATATGATGTCGTCGACATAAATTTGTACAATGAGCATATCTGAACCTTGTTTTTTAAGAAAGAgagtattttctatttttccacGGGAGTAACCATGTGTTAGAAGAAATGTAGATAGACGATCATACCGTGCTCTCGGAGCTTGCTTTAGTCCGTACAACGCTTTTTCTAACTTGTAGACATGTTCAGGTTTATCTGGGTCCTCAAAACCAGGGGGTTGTTTCACAAACACTTCTTCTTGTAGAAAACCATTCAAAAATGCACTTTTTTCATCCATCTGATAGAGTTTGAATTCCATATGGGCTGCAAAAACGATTAACATTCTTATAGCTTCCATTCTTGCCACTGGTACGAAGGTTTCATCATAGTCGATTCGTTCTTCTTGGTTGTAACCTTGAACCACTAATCGAGCTTTGTTCCTAGTGATCTGACCTTGGTCATCTAATTTGTTTCTGAAAACCCATCGAGTACCTATTACAGTTCGATCATGTGGTCTGGGAACCAGGTTCCAAACattgcttctttcaaactgactCAATTCCTCTTTGCATAGCACTAATCCAGTCTGGATCTCCCAAGgcttctttaatatttttgggAACAATTTGAGATAGATAAGTTGAGAAAGCACACATATTTCGTACTCTAGATCTGGTATGAATCCCTGATTCTAATGGTGTAAGGATGTTTTGAATGGGATGGGAACTTTGATGTTTCCAGCCATGAACCTGAGGATTCTGAGTTGATTCAGATGTTGGAGCATCTGATGTTTCTCTTTCAGTTTCTGTTGGTGTATTTTCAATTTCTTGAGGATTTGACTTATTTGTGGTATTATTCTCATCTGATTGTAAGTCTTCCAATGGTTTTGGAGAATGTTCAACAAGATTCATTAATTCTTCTGCTATGCcttcataaaaaataacatgCATGCTTTCTTCCACTCGATTTGTTCTTTTGTTGAGTACTTTATATGCTTTGCTTTGTGTTGAATATCCTAAGAATATTCCTTCATCACTCTTGGCATCAATTTTCCCAAATTATCTTTTCCATTATTGTGCACATAACATATGCATCCAAATGGTCGAAGATGTGCTAAGCTAGGCTTTCTTCCTTTAAGTAATTCATAAGGGGTTTTGTTCAAAAAAAAGTCCTTATTGTGCACCTGTTTATCAAATAACAAGCAGTGTTTATGGCCTCTGCCCAATAAAATTGTGGTAGTTTGCTTGCTATTAGCATGGTTCTAGTGACATCTTCAAGAGTTTTGTTTTTGCTCAACTACGCCATTTTGTTGCGGAGTTCGTGGTGCAGAAAAATTGTGATCAATTCCATTTGTACTGCAAAAATTTAAGAACTTTGAGTTTTCAAACTCTGAGCCATGATTTGATCTTATGTTGATGACTTCTGTATTGAGTTTCTTCTGAACTAATCtgacaaatatttcaaatacttCATAAGTTTCTTCTTCTGTTGCCAAAAACATGGTCCAAGTAAACCTTGAATAGTCATCAACTATTACAAGAATGTATCTTTTTCCTCCTCTGCTTATCACACGCATTGGTCCACATAAGTCTATGTGAAGCATCTCTAGAGGTTTTGTGGTGCTAACCATTCCCTTTGGTTTAAATGATGATCTGGACTGTTTCCCTTTGACACATGCACCACAAAACTGTGCACTTTGCAGAATTTTGTTTGGCAGTCCTCTAACCAGATCTTTTGATATTAGTTTATTAATTGTAGAGAGGCTAATGTGTCCCAGCCTTTTGTGCCAGCGGGCAGAGTTTTAAGTGAGAGCACTGAGGCAGGTAAGTGAATTTTTTGAACTTATAATTTCAGTTGTGTATAGATTCTTGTGTCTCTTTCCCAGGAGTACCAGTTCCTCAGTTGTTGAGTTTATCACTCTACATTCACCTGCAGTGAATACTAACTTGTTCCCTTTGTCGCACATTTGAGATATGCTTAGTAAGTTATGTTGAAGCCCATTTACGTAGTATACATTACCGATGGCTTGTTTGAGATTGATTCCTATCTTTCCAATTCCTTGTATTTCCCGGTTTTTCCATTTCCAAAGGCTACTTTTCCACCCTTAACTCCTTTCAGTGAGAGAAAGTTATCTTGATTTCCTGTCATATGTCTTGAGCAGGCGCTATCCAAGTACCAGTGCTTTCCTTTTTCTCTCACTGAAGCCTGCAGTTTTATTCGGATCGAGTTAGTTTTGGCACCCAGATCCACTTAAGTGCCTATTTGTGATTAAAAGGATGTATGAGAATTTTTCTAGCCTATCTAGGAAGAACTTTAGATGTAGAACCGGGTTCAGGATCAGTTTTCTTTTGACTCTTACTtagaaagaagaaatttttcTGATGAGCAGTTTGTTTTTTGTTACATGCATGACTCTTATGTCCTTTCAACCCAAAGTGAGAGCATAGACAGTCTATGTTTGGATTTTTTGTTTCAGAAAAACCTATTCCATGTCTTGAACTAGATTGACTTTTATGGAGACTGTCGAGAATTATGGAGGACCTGTTCCACCTCATACTGTTCTCTTCTTCTTGTTCAGTcgtgttctttttttttttttgtaaggcTTGATTTTTTAAGAAGCTAGAGTTTGAATCTTTTTCTAATTCTACTTGTTTATTGAGCAAGGAACAATTTTGTTGTTCTAGAGTCATGTTTTCTTCTCTTAGAGATGCATAATCTTCCATTAGCAGTTCTTTTTCATGGCAGGTCGACTCATATGCCTTAATTACATTTTCCAAAAGTGACTTTAGCTCTCTTTTAGTATAGATTTCCAAGTTTTCTTTAGAGAAAATTGAGCTAACATGACTattttggtcttcttcttcctcGGAATCTGAACCAGCCATTAGAGCATGAATTGTATCTTGTGCTTGACAAGTACTTTCTTTGTCTGCTTCTCCGGTTACTGCTACTAAAGCAAGAAAATCGTAATTGTATTCTTGTTTTATTGCAAGTACGGATTGATTCTCAATTTCTTCATTCTCAGATTCATCTTCAGATATGCCTCCCATTGCAGCGAGTGCTTTTTTCATGGATATGTCGGCCTCTTGATTTGTCATTCTCCGGTTATTGGGAATATATTTGTCTTCTTTGTCCTTTTCTGGGTTGTTTTTCTTGTATTCTAAGGCCCATGTGGACAGAATTTTATAAAGTGGTCTGGACTACCACATTTATGACACAATTTTTCTCTTGAGTTTTCAACATTCTTATGTGGACtcctttttttaaatgtttgtcCCCTTTTCAATAATTGGGAGAATCTTTTGGCCATGAGTGCTATGTTTTCATCCTCAAAATCTTCAGAGGTGGTAGTTTTTAGGGCcagattcttttctttccttttgctACCAATCtctctttcttgatttttcttcagTTCGTAAGTTATGAGGTTTCCAATGAGCTCATCCATAGCAAGCTTATCTAAGTCACGTGCTTCAGTAATTGCTTCAACTTTACTTTCCCATGATTCGGGTAAGACGCTCAAGAGTTTTCTGACTGCCTTTCTTTGGAATTACTTCTCCTAGAGAGTAAATTTCATTGATGATAGCAGTGAATCTAGTGTGCATCTCTTGAATAGTTTCTCCTTCCATCATTCTGAACAATTCGTATTGTCTATTCAGATTGTCAATCTTTGATTTCTTAACCTGAGTTGTTCCTTCATGTGCAGTCTGTAAGGTTTCCCAGATTGACTTGGCATCTTGACAAGAAGAGATCCTGTTGTATTCGTCTGGTCCTATGCCACAAATTAGAATTTTCTTAgattttgcattattttgaaTTGTCAGTTTATCTGCGGCATCCCACTCCTCTCTCTCTTTTGGTACCATTGTTTCTCCATCAGGTCCCTTTTTCATAGGAATAGTAGGACCATCTAAGACTACACTCCAGAGATCAGGATTTTCTCCTATTAGATGATCCATCATGCGATTCTTCCACCATCCATAGTATTTTCCATTAAACAGTGGGGGTCGGTTGATAGGACCCCCCTTTTTACGTCCCCATGTTCCCCCCGTGTGGCGACATGGGGGcgaaaaaaggaaagagaggGATGGGGTTTCTCTCGCTTTTGGCATAGCGGGCCCCCAGTGGGAGGCTCGCACGACGGGCTATTAGCTCAGTGGTAGAGCGCGCCCCTGATTTTGGGGGGTAGGTGGTGCTGCCATTTACTTTTCAAGATGTTAATCTTTTGGTGAAAAGATCTTGCTCTGATACtaattgaagaaaccttacccctaaatcaagaaccaggttcttgacTGTTTGCCTAAGAAAAGagttaattaaaacaatatacTTTTATTAAAACCTTCCTatctcaaggaaggaaaaacttAACTTAgttttattactttttcttaCTCAATTACAATTTTCGATTAACTCTAATCGAATTCTCTAAATTTACAAAAAGCCAAACCCACTTTTTGCAAACTTACTCACTAATCTCCTCTCTCCACAAGAagccaaacccacttcttgtttacaatcaCACAAGCTTACGGTCTTACTAAGAACAAAACTCACAAGTTAACAAAACACTCTTTGCTGCCTCTCTCTTCGTCTCACCTCACCTTTTCTTCGATTGCAAAGAACTGCTTTCTTTGTCTTGAAATCTCTGTTTATATAGACTTTTGAACAAGAATTATTTCCTCTCTTTGAAGTTGATAATGATTATGATTTCTGTATCCTTCTTTGATATGAAAAAGAattgctttctttttttttgtttatacgCAACCTTCTCTGAAAAGGTTACAGTAGGCAACCTTTTCAGAAAAGGTTTTGTCTTCAAAAGTAGGCAACCTTTTCAGAAAAGGTTTTGTCTTATTCATTTATGGAAATActtattatattcatttttttccccATAATTACAGCTGTGCCTTAATATTTGTCCTTCGCCTCTTTTCAATTGGAACGACCACTGATTTAATAATGAACCCGGTTCATAAGTGAGTCAACATCAAAAGTATTTGTCATTATCAATGAACCTGGTTCATAAAAgtatttgtcattatcaaaaGTTATTAACAGAACTTCCATCAAATCCTTCCCAACAATTTTGCTATCTCTATCTGCTATACTCAATCCTCATCCGAGCAATTGTTGGggattaggattaggattaAGATTCGATACTAACTGATACAACATATTTTGAATCTCTGGATCTACCAGCAAATTAATGAGTAATTCAAATGTGAAGATCCATTTTTGTTTTGAACATACATTAGCTAGAGGTATGTTGTATTTGTAGGAAGAAACATGACGCTGGACTTAAATGAATAATAGCGTGAAAAGTAGCATTGTCAAATAGTTCTTGAGGAACCCACTGTTTGATATACCCTGTATCATGTTGGaagatcaaatcaaatcaaataataattagaGACAAATTCACCATATATAAGGGACAAAAACAAATTACCTGGGTATCCATCCTACTCGCGGAAGACTTAGGAAGCATCGAATAACATATTTTAGGTGCTGTGAACAAGGGGTTTCATtaataaatgtttcttctaCTAGTTGACGCAAGACTTCCATCACTGACCGAAGACAATCAGGGCGAGAATAACAACTTCTTAGCCCTTCCTCTTGCATCAACATTTTCGTAAGTAGGAGTGTTGCAACCTGCACATGAGAACATACCACAGAGTGATTATATCGGAAGTAGGTATGCCTAACCTTCTTTATCAGTTTATCACCATCAAGAATGCAGTTCACACAGGAAGAAAATAGGCGTGTGTCtagaaataaaagaagaatttCATGTCCATGTAACTCATCAAACTGCACAAGACAGTGAATTCAGAACATCGTATTACGATAATAGCTTCACtactaaaatagttatattCTAAAATCACCTTTCTTAGAGCATCAATACA
The window above is part of the Solanum pennellii chromosome 5, SPENNV200 genome. Proteins encoded here:
- the LOC107019678 gene encoding uncharacterized protein LOC107019678, with protein sequence MDHLIGENPDLWSVVLDGPTIPMKKGPDGETMVPKEREEWDAADKLTIQNNAKSKKILICGIGPDEYNRISSCQDAKSIWETLQTAHEGTTQVKKSKIDNLNRQYELFRMMEGETIQEMHTRFTAIINEIYSLGEVIPKKGSQKTLERLTRIMGK